One genomic window of Elaeis guineensis isolate ETL-2024a chromosome 2, EG11, whole genome shotgun sequence includes the following:
- the LOC105041438 gene encoding protein STICHEL-like 3 isoform X2, with amino-acid sequence MTRAVRRNFLKDESSAIRNHLKDEYGAISDHLCNHVHLTNCIHLKSHMHRHSPNPAERSLMRDLIVLQKSRSLRDPSTSPPSWLSPYIGGSCAKRPAKDGAVHGGGSSLGVDGRREVGRLFTSSPWAAGVATSRVAAAGSSSDHKLEGRDIDAEMNKGEEHSRKSRRSNISHGRSDPPEDLPQKVEAKDNRISQRGTRGQGARLKTLSEQLEEVAGLTDNERRNPSHLCQHGRHTGEEKIRKEPEASSYGHSNRLNRGRKRRFKGGRRACGSTDSRSLGAHNNMSTDSKSLAQVSVNRKFYMGEGSEEDAELEFAQVPRHVCGIPWNWSRIHHRGKTFLDLAGRSLSCGLSDSRLRKAEGSVGQSQGNTSNMPQIASDHLSSSTGSDSEALPLLVEASGSQHSGANPPYLARDYAGKLGNFSNHSLRDEDSDLASEAKAGNQQKSRGCCHGRHRSLTQKYMPKTFKDLVGQNLVVQALSNAVLRKKVGLIYVFYGPHGTGKTSCARVFAKALNCQSVENLKPCDFCASCISHNLGKSRNVVEVGSVSNFDCESIMDVLDNITLSPSSSQYRVFILDDCDTLPPNSWGVISKIIDRAPRHVVYIFVSSNLDHLPHIIISRCQKFFFPKLKDSDVISTLQWISTSEGLEIEKDALKLIASRSNGSLRDAEMTLDQLSLLGQRISLPLVQELVGLVSDEKLVDLLDLALSADTVNTVKSLREIMETGAEPLALMSQLATIITDILAGSYVFTQERLRRKFFRQPTLPKEDMEKLRQALKTLSEAEKQLRVSNDKLTWLTAALLQLAPDQQYMLPSSADASLKNSPLVLNNYSNRYKPRNFCNEQDEMHICDRNLSRGTAIGSHGSIGGNDVVRANGKMIDNHLSGTGHGEHTPCCLMRSSGASKEGKGYNYGKTNKDNEKIWRAVLESIQSSMLRQFLSQEGRLNSVSLGAAPTVQLLFSSQVNKSKAEKFRGQILQAFESVLSSAVKLEIRCESRKDVKSDVKNPHVLPASENYHMTMRQSIINRNSLYPGSEKLLRRLLPKENGVKGIGSSQARWLHCDPHVMAGGEIIETGASPLGHGNVELTNNSIGPREGLEGAWVEEASSLQHQGNLVPHSRESDGQYRRQSLVRGKVSLAHVIQQAEGCSQQGGWSRRKVISIAEKLEQENMRLEPRSRSLLCWKASRITRAKLSNLRIRKQRPRSLLKLFTCGRCLCARSPRQAIDLLICCDMRLLASWILVRLIIELCNHFGACTKCIKRVFWFKN; translated from the exons ATGACCAGGGCGGTACGCAGGAATTTTCTCAAAGATGAGAGCAGTGCAATCCGTAATCATCTCAAGGATGAGTATGGTGCCATCAGCGACCATCTCTGCAACCACGTGCACCTGACCAATTGCATCCACTTGAAGAGCCACATGCACCGCCACAGCCCCAACCCGGCCGAGAGGTCCCTCATGAGGGATCTCATTGTCCTTCAGAAGTCCAGATCCCTTAGAGATCCCTCCACCAGTCCTCCATCATGGCTTTCCCCTTACATCGGGGGCAGCTGCGCTAAGAGACCGGCAAAGGATGGTGCGGTGCATGGTGGAGGGAGTTCTCTAGGTGTTGATGGGCGAAGGGAAGTGGGACGGTTGTTCACAAGCTCACCATGGGCTGCAGGTGTTGCAACATCAAGAGTTGCTGCTGCAGGTTCAAGCAGCGATCACAAACTTGAGGGCAGAGATATAGATGCTGAAATGAATAAAGGGGAAGAGCACAGCAGAAAGAGTCGAAGGAGTAATATTTCGCATGGAAGGAGCGATCCTCCTGAAGACTTACCCCAAAAGGTGGAGGCAAAGGACAATAGGATTTCCCAGAGGGGTACCCGTGGACAGGGTGCCCGTCTCAAGACTCTCTCAGAGCAATTGGAGGAGGTTGCGGGTCTTACAGACAATGAGAGGAGGAATCCTTCTCATTTATGTCAGCATGGGAGGCACACAGGCGAAGAGAAGATCCGTAAGGAGCCAGAAGCAAGCAGTTATGGCCATTCTAATAGGTTGAACAGGGGCAGGAAGCGTAGGTTTAAAGGTGGGAGGAGGGCTTGTGGTTCTACTGATTCTAGAAGTTTAGGAGCTCACAATAATATGTCTACTGATTCGAAATCGTTAGCTCAAGTTTCAGTGAATCGGAAGTTTTACATGGGGGAAGGATCAGAAGAGGATGCTGAGCTAGAATTTGCGCAGGTGCCAAGACATGTATGTGGGATTCCATGGAATTGGTCAAGGATTCACCATAGAGGCAAAACATTTCTAGATTTGGCAGGAAGGAGTTTGTCCTGTGGGCTATCTGATTCAAGGCTGAGAAAAGCTGAAGGCTCTGTTGGCCAGAGCCAAGGGAATACTTCAAACATGCCTCAAATTGCATCTGATCATTTAAGTTCGTCGACAGGCTCTGATTCAGAGGCACTACCATTACTTGTCGAAGCATCAGGATCGCAGCATAGTGGTGCCAATCCTCCTTATTTGGCGCGGGATTATGCAGGAAAACTTGGAAATTTTTCCAATCACAGCTTAAGAGATGAAGACTCCGACCTTGCATCTGAAGCAAAGGCAGGTAATCAGCAGAAATCTAGAGGGTGCTGCCATGGTAGGCATCGAAGCCTGACCCAGAAATACATGCCAAAAACCTTCAAAGATCTTGTGGGGCAAAACTTAGTTGTGCAAGCTCTTTCAAATGCTGTTTTAAGGAAGAAAGTTGGGTTGATTTATGTCTTCTATGGACCTCATGGAACAGGGAAGACATCTTGTGCTCGTGTATTTGCTAAAGCTTTGAACTGCCAATCTGTGGAGAATCTGAAACCTTGTGATTTCTGTGCTTCCTGCATCTCACATAATTTGGGTAAGAGTCGAAATGTGGTGGAAGTGGGGTCAGTCAGTAATTTTGACTGTGAGAGCATAATGGATGTTCTTGACAACATAACACTATCACCATCATCATCACAGTATAGAGTGTTCATTCTTGATGACTGTGATACGTTGCCCCCTAATTCATGGGGTGTCATCTCGAAGATCATTGACCGAGCACCCAGGCATGTGGTCTATATCTTTGTCAGTTCGAATCTTGACCATTTGCCTCATATAATCATTTCCCGATGCCAGAAGTTCTTTTTTCCAAAACTGAAAGACTCCGATGTCATCTCTACCTTGCAGTGGATTTCAACCAGTGAAGGCTTAGAAATTGAGAAGGATGCTTTGAAACTAATAGCATCACGATCAAATGGATCATTAAGAGATGCTGAGATGACCCTTGATCAGCTGAGTTTGCTTGGGCAAAGAATTTCTCTACCTCTTGTTCAGGAGCTT GTTGGTTTGGTGTCTGATGAAAAATTGGTGGATCTGCTTGATTTGGCATTGTCTGCTGACACTGTGAATACTGTGAAGAGCTTAAGAGAGATAATGGAAACTGGAGCGGAGCCTCTAGCATTAATGTCACAACTTGCTACAATTATTACTGATATCCTTGCAGGTAGCTATGTATTCACACAAGAAAGACTACGCAGAAAGTTTTTTCGCCAACCAACCT TACCCAAGGAAGATATGGAAAAATTGCGTCAGGCTCTGAAAACACTATCTGAAGCTGAAAAACAGCTGAGGGTGTCAAATGACAAATTGACATGGCTTACAGCTGCTCTGCTTCAACTTGCTCCAGATCAACAATATATGTTGCCAAGTTCTGCAGATGCCAGTCTCAAAAATAGCCCATTGGTGCTAAACAACTACAGCAACAGATATAAACCTAGGAATTTTTGTAATGAGCAGGATGAGATGCATATTTGTGATAGGAACTTGTCAAGAGGAACTGCAATTGGAAGTCATGGCAGCATAGGTGGTAATGATGTAGTTCGTGCTAATGGTAAGATGATCGATAATCATCTCAGTGGAACAGGACATGGTGAGCACACTCCATGCTGTCTTATGCGATCAAGTGGAGCTTCTAAAGAAGGTAAAGGATATAATTATGGCAAAACCAACAAGGATAATGAAAAGATCTGGCGAGCGGTACTTGAGAGTATTCAATCAAGCATGCTAAGGCAATTTTTATCTCAAGAAGGAAGGCTCAATTCAGTCAGCCTTGGTGCTG CCCCAACTGTGCAATTGTTGTTCAGCTCTCAAGTAAACAAATCCAAAGCTGAGAAGTTCAGAGGACAGATTTTACAAGCATTTGAATCCGTACTTTCTTCTGCGGTAAAACTTGAAATCAGATGTGAATCTAGGAAAGATGTGAAATCAGATGTCAAAAATCCACATGTTTTGCCTGCTTCTGAGAATTATCATATGACAATGCGGCAATCTATCATCAATCGAAATTCACTTTATCCAGGATCTGAAAAACTTTTAAGAAGGCTGCTTCCAAAAGAAAATGGTGTCAAAGGGATTGGCTCCAGTCAAGCTAGATGGTTGCACTGTGATCCCCATGTAATGGCAGGAGGTGAAATCATTGAAACAGGAGCTTCACCTCTAGGGCATGGGAACGTTGAATTAACTAATAACAGTATAGGACCTAGGGAGGGACTTGAAGGTGCATGGGTTGAAGAAGCTTCATCATTGCAGCACCAAGGTAACTTGGTTCCTCATAGTAGGGAAAGTGATGGACAATATCGGAGACAAAGCTTGGTTAGAGGAAAAGTATCCCTTGCACATGTCATTCAACAAGCTGAAGGTTGTTCACAGCAAGGTGGATGGTCTAGACGCAAAGTAATATCGATTGCTGAAAAGCTTGAACAAGAAAACAT GAGATTGGAGCCCAGATCGAGAAGCTTACTCTGCTGGAAAGCTTCTAGGATAACGCGAGCAAAG CTCTCAAATCTGAGAATCAGGAAACAGAGACCACGTTCATTGTTGAAGCTTTTTACATGTGGAAGGTGCCTTTGTGCCAGATCTCCAAG ACAAGCAATAGATTTGCTGATTTGCTGTGACATGAGATTACTTGCAAGCTGGATTTTGGTGAGATTGATTATTGAGTTATGTAATCATTTTGGAGCTTGCACTAAGTGCATAAAGAGGGTATTTTGGTTCAAAAACTGA
- the LOC105041438 gene encoding protein STICHEL-like 3 isoform X3, with product MTRAVRRNFLKDESSAIRNHLKDEYGAISDHLCNHVHLTNCIHLKSHMHRHSPNPAERSLMRDLIVLQKSRSLRDPSTSPPSWLSPYIGGSCAKRPAKDGAVHGGGSSLGVDGRREVGRLFTSSPWAAGVATSRVAAAGSSSDHKLEGRDIDAEMNKGEEHSRKSRRSNISHGRSDPPEDLPQKVEAKDNRISQRGTRGQGARLKTLSEQLEEVAGLTDNERRNPSHLCQHGRHTGEEKIRKEPEASSYGHSNRLNRGRKRRFKGGRRACGSTDSRSLGAHNNMSTDSKSLAQVSVNRKFYMGEGSEEDAELEFAQVPRHVCGIPWNWSRIHHRGKTFLDLAGRSLSCGLSDSRLRKAEGSVGQSQGNTSNMPQIASDHLSSSTGSDSEALPLLVEASGSQHSGANPPYLARDYAGKLGNFSNHSLRDEDSDLASEAKAGNQQKSRGCCHGRHRSLTQKYMPKTFKDLVGQNLVVQALSNAVLRKKVGLIYVFYGPHGTGKTSCARVFAKALNCQSVENLKPCDFCASCISHNLGKSRNVVEVGSVSNFDCESIMDVLDNITLSPSSSQYRVFILDDCDTLPPNSWGVISKIIDRAPRHVVYIFVSSNLDHLPHIIISRCQKFFFPKLKDSDVISTLQWISTSEGLEIEKDALKLIASRSNGSLRDAEMTLDQLSLLGQRISLPLVQELVGLVSDEKLVDLLDLALSADTVNTVKSLREIMETGAEPLALMSQLATIITDILAGSYVFTQERLRRKFFRQPTLPKEDMEKLRQALKTLSEAEKQLRVSNDKLTWLTAALLQLAPDQQYMLPSSADASLKNSPLVLNNYSNRYKPRNFCNEQDEMHICDRNLSRGTAIGSHGSIGGNDVVRANGKMIDNHLSGTGHGEHTPCCLMRSSGASKEGKGYNYGKTNKDNEKIWRAVLESIQSSMLRQFLSQEGRLNSVSLGAAPTVQLLFSSQVNKSKAEKFRGQILQAFESVLSSAVKLEIRCESRKDVKSDVKNPHVLPASENYHMTMRQSIINRNSLYPGSEKLLRRLLPKENGVKGIGSSQARWLHCDPHVMAGGEIIETGASPLGHGNVELTNNSIGPREGLEGAWVEEASSLQHQGNLVPHSRESDGQYRRQSLVRGKVSLAHVIQQAEGCSQQGGWSRRKVISIAEKLEQENMRLEPRSRSLLCWKASRITRAKLSNLRIRKQRPRSLLKLFTCGRCLCARSPRGIPMEYQCQVVQ from the exons ATGACCAGGGCGGTACGCAGGAATTTTCTCAAAGATGAGAGCAGTGCAATCCGTAATCATCTCAAGGATGAGTATGGTGCCATCAGCGACCATCTCTGCAACCACGTGCACCTGACCAATTGCATCCACTTGAAGAGCCACATGCACCGCCACAGCCCCAACCCGGCCGAGAGGTCCCTCATGAGGGATCTCATTGTCCTTCAGAAGTCCAGATCCCTTAGAGATCCCTCCACCAGTCCTCCATCATGGCTTTCCCCTTACATCGGGGGCAGCTGCGCTAAGAGACCGGCAAAGGATGGTGCGGTGCATGGTGGAGGGAGTTCTCTAGGTGTTGATGGGCGAAGGGAAGTGGGACGGTTGTTCACAAGCTCACCATGGGCTGCAGGTGTTGCAACATCAAGAGTTGCTGCTGCAGGTTCAAGCAGCGATCACAAACTTGAGGGCAGAGATATAGATGCTGAAATGAATAAAGGGGAAGAGCACAGCAGAAAGAGTCGAAGGAGTAATATTTCGCATGGAAGGAGCGATCCTCCTGAAGACTTACCCCAAAAGGTGGAGGCAAAGGACAATAGGATTTCCCAGAGGGGTACCCGTGGACAGGGTGCCCGTCTCAAGACTCTCTCAGAGCAATTGGAGGAGGTTGCGGGTCTTACAGACAATGAGAGGAGGAATCCTTCTCATTTATGTCAGCATGGGAGGCACACAGGCGAAGAGAAGATCCGTAAGGAGCCAGAAGCAAGCAGTTATGGCCATTCTAATAGGTTGAACAGGGGCAGGAAGCGTAGGTTTAAAGGTGGGAGGAGGGCTTGTGGTTCTACTGATTCTAGAAGTTTAGGAGCTCACAATAATATGTCTACTGATTCGAAATCGTTAGCTCAAGTTTCAGTGAATCGGAAGTTTTACATGGGGGAAGGATCAGAAGAGGATGCTGAGCTAGAATTTGCGCAGGTGCCAAGACATGTATGTGGGATTCCATGGAATTGGTCAAGGATTCACCATAGAGGCAAAACATTTCTAGATTTGGCAGGAAGGAGTTTGTCCTGTGGGCTATCTGATTCAAGGCTGAGAAAAGCTGAAGGCTCTGTTGGCCAGAGCCAAGGGAATACTTCAAACATGCCTCAAATTGCATCTGATCATTTAAGTTCGTCGACAGGCTCTGATTCAGAGGCACTACCATTACTTGTCGAAGCATCAGGATCGCAGCATAGTGGTGCCAATCCTCCTTATTTGGCGCGGGATTATGCAGGAAAACTTGGAAATTTTTCCAATCACAGCTTAAGAGATGAAGACTCCGACCTTGCATCTGAAGCAAAGGCAGGTAATCAGCAGAAATCTAGAGGGTGCTGCCATGGTAGGCATCGAAGCCTGACCCAGAAATACATGCCAAAAACCTTCAAAGATCTTGTGGGGCAAAACTTAGTTGTGCAAGCTCTTTCAAATGCTGTTTTAAGGAAGAAAGTTGGGTTGATTTATGTCTTCTATGGACCTCATGGAACAGGGAAGACATCTTGTGCTCGTGTATTTGCTAAAGCTTTGAACTGCCAATCTGTGGAGAATCTGAAACCTTGTGATTTCTGTGCTTCCTGCATCTCACATAATTTGGGTAAGAGTCGAAATGTGGTGGAAGTGGGGTCAGTCAGTAATTTTGACTGTGAGAGCATAATGGATGTTCTTGACAACATAACACTATCACCATCATCATCACAGTATAGAGTGTTCATTCTTGATGACTGTGATACGTTGCCCCCTAATTCATGGGGTGTCATCTCGAAGATCATTGACCGAGCACCCAGGCATGTGGTCTATATCTTTGTCAGTTCGAATCTTGACCATTTGCCTCATATAATCATTTCCCGATGCCAGAAGTTCTTTTTTCCAAAACTGAAAGACTCCGATGTCATCTCTACCTTGCAGTGGATTTCAACCAGTGAAGGCTTAGAAATTGAGAAGGATGCTTTGAAACTAATAGCATCACGATCAAATGGATCATTAAGAGATGCTGAGATGACCCTTGATCAGCTGAGTTTGCTTGGGCAAAGAATTTCTCTACCTCTTGTTCAGGAGCTT GTTGGTTTGGTGTCTGATGAAAAATTGGTGGATCTGCTTGATTTGGCATTGTCTGCTGACACTGTGAATACTGTGAAGAGCTTAAGAGAGATAATGGAAACTGGAGCGGAGCCTCTAGCATTAATGTCACAACTTGCTACAATTATTACTGATATCCTTGCAGGTAGCTATGTATTCACACAAGAAAGACTACGCAGAAAGTTTTTTCGCCAACCAACCT TACCCAAGGAAGATATGGAAAAATTGCGTCAGGCTCTGAAAACACTATCTGAAGCTGAAAAACAGCTGAGGGTGTCAAATGACAAATTGACATGGCTTACAGCTGCTCTGCTTCAACTTGCTCCAGATCAACAATATATGTTGCCAAGTTCTGCAGATGCCAGTCTCAAAAATAGCCCATTGGTGCTAAACAACTACAGCAACAGATATAAACCTAGGAATTTTTGTAATGAGCAGGATGAGATGCATATTTGTGATAGGAACTTGTCAAGAGGAACTGCAATTGGAAGTCATGGCAGCATAGGTGGTAATGATGTAGTTCGTGCTAATGGTAAGATGATCGATAATCATCTCAGTGGAACAGGACATGGTGAGCACACTCCATGCTGTCTTATGCGATCAAGTGGAGCTTCTAAAGAAGGTAAAGGATATAATTATGGCAAAACCAACAAGGATAATGAAAAGATCTGGCGAGCGGTACTTGAGAGTATTCAATCAAGCATGCTAAGGCAATTTTTATCTCAAGAAGGAAGGCTCAATTCAGTCAGCCTTGGTGCTG CCCCAACTGTGCAATTGTTGTTCAGCTCTCAAGTAAACAAATCCAAAGCTGAGAAGTTCAGAGGACAGATTTTACAAGCATTTGAATCCGTACTTTCTTCTGCGGTAAAACTTGAAATCAGATGTGAATCTAGGAAAGATGTGAAATCAGATGTCAAAAATCCACATGTTTTGCCTGCTTCTGAGAATTATCATATGACAATGCGGCAATCTATCATCAATCGAAATTCACTTTATCCAGGATCTGAAAAACTTTTAAGAAGGCTGCTTCCAAAAGAAAATGGTGTCAAAGGGATTGGCTCCAGTCAAGCTAGATGGTTGCACTGTGATCCCCATGTAATGGCAGGAGGTGAAATCATTGAAACAGGAGCTTCACCTCTAGGGCATGGGAACGTTGAATTAACTAATAACAGTATAGGACCTAGGGAGGGACTTGAAGGTGCATGGGTTGAAGAAGCTTCATCATTGCAGCACCAAGGTAACTTGGTTCCTCATAGTAGGGAAAGTGATGGACAATATCGGAGACAAAGCTTGGTTAGAGGAAAAGTATCCCTTGCACATGTCATTCAACAAGCTGAAGGTTGTTCACAGCAAGGTGGATGGTCTAGACGCAAAGTAATATCGATTGCTGAAAAGCTTGAACAAGAAAACAT GAGATTGGAGCCCAGATCGAGAAGCTTACTCTGCTGGAAAGCTTCTAGGATAACGCGAGCAAAG CTCTCAAATCTGAGAATCAGGAAACAGAGACCACGTTCATTGTTGAAGCTTTTTACATGTGGAAGGTGCCTTTGTGCCAGATCTCCAAG GGGGATTCCTATGGAATACCAATGCCAAGTCGTTCAATAA
- the LOC105041438 gene encoding protein STICHEL-like 3 isoform X5 produces the protein MTRAVRRNFLKDESSAIRNHLKDEYGAISDHLCNHVHLTNCIHLKSHMHRHSPNPAERSLMRDLIVLQKSRSLRDPSTSPPSWLSPYIGGSCAKRPAKDGAVHGGGSSLGVDGRREVGRLFTSSPWAAGVATSRVAAAGSSSDHKLEGRDIDAEMNKGEEHSRKSRRSNISHGRSDPPEDLPQKVEAKDNRISQRGTRGQGARLKTLSEQLEEVAGLTDNERRNPSHLCQHGRHTGEEKIRKEPEASSYGHSNRLNRGRKRRFKGGRRACGSTDSRSLGAHNNMSTDSKSLAQVSVNRKFYMGEGSEEDAELEFAQVPRHVCGIPWNWSRIHHRGKTFLDLAGRSLSCGLSDSRLRKAEGSVGQSQGNTSNMPQIASDHLSSSTGSDSEALPLLVEASGSQHSGANPPYLARDYAGKLGNFSNHSLRDEDSDLASEAKAGNQQKSRGCCHGRHRSLTQKYMPKTFKDLVGQNLVVQALSNAVLRKKVGLIYVFYGPHGTGKTSCARVFAKALNCQSVENLKPCDFCASCISHNLGKSRNVVEVGSVSNFDCESIMDVLDNITLSPSSSQYRVFILDDCDTLPPNSWGVISKIIDRAPRHVVYIFVSSNLDHLPHIIISRCQKFFFPKLKDSDVISTLQWISTSEGLEIEKDALKLIASRSNGSLRDAEMTLDQLSLLGQRISLPLVQELVGLVSDEKLVDLLDLALSADTVNTVKSLREIMETGAEPLALMSQLATIITDILAGSYVFTQERLRRKFFRQPTLPKEDMEKLRQALKTLSEAEKQLRVSNDKLTWLTAALLQLAPDQQYMLPSSADASLKNSPLVLNNYSNRYKPRNFCNEQDEMHICDRNLSRGTAIGSHGSIGGNDVVRANGKMIDNHLSGTGHGEHTPCCLMRSSGASKEGKGYNYGKTNKDNEKIWRAVLESIQSSMLRQFLSQEGRLNSVSLGAAPTVQLLFSSQVNKSKAEKFRGQILQAFESVLSSAVKLEIRCESRKDVKSDVKNPHVLPASENYHMTMRQSIINRNSLYPGSEKLLRRLLPKENGVKGIGSSQARWLHCDPHVMAGGEIIETGASPLGHGNVELTNNSIGPREGLEGAWVEEASSLQHQGNLVPHSRESDGQYRRQSLVRGKVSLAHVIQQAEGCSQQGGWSRRKVISIAEKLEQENMRLEPRSRSLLCWKASRITRAKLSNLRIRKQRPRSLLKLFTCGRCLCARSPRLEL, from the exons ATGACCAGGGCGGTACGCAGGAATTTTCTCAAAGATGAGAGCAGTGCAATCCGTAATCATCTCAAGGATGAGTATGGTGCCATCAGCGACCATCTCTGCAACCACGTGCACCTGACCAATTGCATCCACTTGAAGAGCCACATGCACCGCCACAGCCCCAACCCGGCCGAGAGGTCCCTCATGAGGGATCTCATTGTCCTTCAGAAGTCCAGATCCCTTAGAGATCCCTCCACCAGTCCTCCATCATGGCTTTCCCCTTACATCGGGGGCAGCTGCGCTAAGAGACCGGCAAAGGATGGTGCGGTGCATGGTGGAGGGAGTTCTCTAGGTGTTGATGGGCGAAGGGAAGTGGGACGGTTGTTCACAAGCTCACCATGGGCTGCAGGTGTTGCAACATCAAGAGTTGCTGCTGCAGGTTCAAGCAGCGATCACAAACTTGAGGGCAGAGATATAGATGCTGAAATGAATAAAGGGGAAGAGCACAGCAGAAAGAGTCGAAGGAGTAATATTTCGCATGGAAGGAGCGATCCTCCTGAAGACTTACCCCAAAAGGTGGAGGCAAAGGACAATAGGATTTCCCAGAGGGGTACCCGTGGACAGGGTGCCCGTCTCAAGACTCTCTCAGAGCAATTGGAGGAGGTTGCGGGTCTTACAGACAATGAGAGGAGGAATCCTTCTCATTTATGTCAGCATGGGAGGCACACAGGCGAAGAGAAGATCCGTAAGGAGCCAGAAGCAAGCAGTTATGGCCATTCTAATAGGTTGAACAGGGGCAGGAAGCGTAGGTTTAAAGGTGGGAGGAGGGCTTGTGGTTCTACTGATTCTAGAAGTTTAGGAGCTCACAATAATATGTCTACTGATTCGAAATCGTTAGCTCAAGTTTCAGTGAATCGGAAGTTTTACATGGGGGAAGGATCAGAAGAGGATGCTGAGCTAGAATTTGCGCAGGTGCCAAGACATGTATGTGGGATTCCATGGAATTGGTCAAGGATTCACCATAGAGGCAAAACATTTCTAGATTTGGCAGGAAGGAGTTTGTCCTGTGGGCTATCTGATTCAAGGCTGAGAAAAGCTGAAGGCTCTGTTGGCCAGAGCCAAGGGAATACTTCAAACATGCCTCAAATTGCATCTGATCATTTAAGTTCGTCGACAGGCTCTGATTCAGAGGCACTACCATTACTTGTCGAAGCATCAGGATCGCAGCATAGTGGTGCCAATCCTCCTTATTTGGCGCGGGATTATGCAGGAAAACTTGGAAATTTTTCCAATCACAGCTTAAGAGATGAAGACTCCGACCTTGCATCTGAAGCAAAGGCAGGTAATCAGCAGAAATCTAGAGGGTGCTGCCATGGTAGGCATCGAAGCCTGACCCAGAAATACATGCCAAAAACCTTCAAAGATCTTGTGGGGCAAAACTTAGTTGTGCAAGCTCTTTCAAATGCTGTTTTAAGGAAGAAAGTTGGGTTGATTTATGTCTTCTATGGACCTCATGGAACAGGGAAGACATCTTGTGCTCGTGTATTTGCTAAAGCTTTGAACTGCCAATCTGTGGAGAATCTGAAACCTTGTGATTTCTGTGCTTCCTGCATCTCACATAATTTGGGTAAGAGTCGAAATGTGGTGGAAGTGGGGTCAGTCAGTAATTTTGACTGTGAGAGCATAATGGATGTTCTTGACAACATAACACTATCACCATCATCATCACAGTATAGAGTGTTCATTCTTGATGACTGTGATACGTTGCCCCCTAATTCATGGGGTGTCATCTCGAAGATCATTGACCGAGCACCCAGGCATGTGGTCTATATCTTTGTCAGTTCGAATCTTGACCATTTGCCTCATATAATCATTTCCCGATGCCAGAAGTTCTTTTTTCCAAAACTGAAAGACTCCGATGTCATCTCTACCTTGCAGTGGATTTCAACCAGTGAAGGCTTAGAAATTGAGAAGGATGCTTTGAAACTAATAGCATCACGATCAAATGGATCATTAAGAGATGCTGAGATGACCCTTGATCAGCTGAGTTTGCTTGGGCAAAGAATTTCTCTACCTCTTGTTCAGGAGCTT GTTGGTTTGGTGTCTGATGAAAAATTGGTGGATCTGCTTGATTTGGCATTGTCTGCTGACACTGTGAATACTGTGAAGAGCTTAAGAGAGATAATGGAAACTGGAGCGGAGCCTCTAGCATTAATGTCACAACTTGCTACAATTATTACTGATATCCTTGCAGGTAGCTATGTATTCACACAAGAAAGACTACGCAGAAAGTTTTTTCGCCAACCAACCT TACCCAAGGAAGATATGGAAAAATTGCGTCAGGCTCTGAAAACACTATCTGAAGCTGAAAAACAGCTGAGGGTGTCAAATGACAAATTGACATGGCTTACAGCTGCTCTGCTTCAACTTGCTCCAGATCAACAATATATGTTGCCAAGTTCTGCAGATGCCAGTCTCAAAAATAGCCCATTGGTGCTAAACAACTACAGCAACAGATATAAACCTAGGAATTTTTGTAATGAGCAGGATGAGATGCATATTTGTGATAGGAACTTGTCAAGAGGAACTGCAATTGGAAGTCATGGCAGCATAGGTGGTAATGATGTAGTTCGTGCTAATGGTAAGATGATCGATAATCATCTCAGTGGAACAGGACATGGTGAGCACACTCCATGCTGTCTTATGCGATCAAGTGGAGCTTCTAAAGAAGGTAAAGGATATAATTATGGCAAAACCAACAAGGATAATGAAAAGATCTGGCGAGCGGTACTTGAGAGTATTCAATCAAGCATGCTAAGGCAATTTTTATCTCAAGAAGGAAGGCTCAATTCAGTCAGCCTTGGTGCTG CCCCAACTGTGCAATTGTTGTTCAGCTCTCAAGTAAACAAATCCAAAGCTGAGAAGTTCAGAGGACAGATTTTACAAGCATTTGAATCCGTACTTTCTTCTGCGGTAAAACTTGAAATCAGATGTGAATCTAGGAAAGATGTGAAATCAGATGTCAAAAATCCACATGTTTTGCCTGCTTCTGAGAATTATCATATGACAATGCGGCAATCTATCATCAATCGAAATTCACTTTATCCAGGATCTGAAAAACTTTTAAGAAGGCTGCTTCCAAAAGAAAATGGTGTCAAAGGGATTGGCTCCAGTCAAGCTAGATGGTTGCACTGTGATCCCCATGTAATGGCAGGAGGTGAAATCATTGAAACAGGAGCTTCACCTCTAGGGCATGGGAACGTTGAATTAACTAATAACAGTATAGGACCTAGGGAGGGACTTGAAGGTGCATGGGTTGAAGAAGCTTCATCATTGCAGCACCAAGGTAACTTGGTTCCTCATAGTAGGGAAAGTGATGGACAATATCGGAGACAAAGCTTGGTTAGAGGAAAAGTATCCCTTGCACATGTCATTCAACAAGCTGAAGGTTGTTCACAGCAAGGTGGATGGTCTAGACGCAAAGTAATATCGATTGCTGAAAAGCTTGAACAAGAAAACAT GAGATTGGAGCCCAGATCGAGAAGCTTACTCTGCTGGAAAGCTTCTAGGATAACGCGAGCAAAG CTCTCAAATCTGAGAATCAGGAAACAGAGACCACGTTCATTGTTGAAGCTTTTTACATGTGGAAGGTGCCTTTGTGCCAGATCTCCAAG GCTAGAGCTTTGA